In Cyprinus carpio isolate SPL01 chromosome A1, ASM1834038v1, whole genome shotgun sequence, the following proteins share a genomic window:
- the LOC109046501 gene encoding GTP-binding protein Rhes-like — translation MYPINLKQICLSSMCPVMDQSVKAAAALHSRTLPAASSPSVLLAYKNATGFKVSTLSKAGIGILKLATTQLKQQEKKTRVVRTSSLGKAHPASVEKKSPLDQLTALVLHGHARLQPLAIESHATKPQNCRRIVVLGAPRVGKTSILRRFLRDGFEERYEPTSEDFHRKLYQIRGETYQIDILDASGERSFPAKRRLSILTGDIFLLVFSLDDRSSFEEVRALHAEIVAAKTALHSSKQKVCVPTVVCANKVDLPSEEHAVSRTEVLRALGNGCALFETSAKDGVNMEQVFEALARRGGLPLETGPSQHRKVSIRSYQALRAARQAEKGSKAAGCDAPCGALYPLARRPSFGTDLRLVLGPKSNRKQSKALDKCQIQ, via the exons ATGTATCCAATAAATCTCAAACAGATCTGTCTGTCTTCGATGTGTCCCGTCATGGACCAGAGTGTTAAAGCGGCTGCAGCCCTGCACTCTCGCACTCTGCCCGCAGCCAGCTCGCCCAGCGTCCTGCTCGCGTACAAAAACGCGACCGGGTTCAAAGTCAGCACGCTCTCCAAAGCGGGAATAGGAATCCTGAAACTGGCCACGACGCAGCTGAAGCAGCAGGAGAAGAAGACGAGGGTTGTGCGCACGTCCAGTCTGGGTAAAGCACACCCGGCGTCCGTCGAGAAAAAGTCCCCTCTGGACCAGCTGACCGCGCTGGTCCTGCACGGCCACGCTCGTCTCCAGCCGCTGGCGATCGAGTCCCATGCTACCAAACCGCAGAACTGCAGGCGCATCGTGGTGCTCGGCGCGCCGCGGGTCGGGAAGACCTCCATCCTGCGCCGCTTCCTGCGCGACGGCTTCGAGGAGCGATACGAGCCTACGAGTGAAGATTTTCACCGGAAACTCTACCAAATTCGCGGAGAAACTTACCAGATAGACATACTGGACGCGTCTGGGGAGAGAAGCTTCCCTGCCAAGAGGAGACTGTCCATCCTGACCG gggaTATATTCCTGCTCGTGTTCAGTCTTGACGACCGCAGCTCGTTTGAGGAAGTGCGCGCTCTGCACGCCGAGATCGTAGCTGCCAAAACGGCCTTGCACTCATCCAAACAGAAAGTCTGCGTACCGACTGTAGTCTGCGCGAACAAAGTGGACTTGCCCTCCGAGGAGCACGCGGTGTCTCGGACTGAGGTGCTCCGTGCGCTCGGTAACGGCTGCGCTCTGTTCGAGACCTCCGCCAAAGACGGTGTGAATATGGAGCAGGTGTTCGAGGCGCTCGCGCGGCGCGGCGGGCTCCCTCTCGAGACCGGACCCTCGCAGCACAGGAAAGTGTCCATCCGCTCGTACCAGGCGCTCCGGGCGGCACGGCAGGCGGAGAAAGGGAGCAAAGCGGCAGGGTGCGACGCTCCGTGCGGGGCGCTCTACCCGCTGGCCCGCAGACCGAGCTTCGGCACCGACCTGCGGCTGGTCCTCGGGCCCAAAAGCAACCGAAAGCAGAGCAAAGCGCTGGACAAGTGTCAGATTCAGTGA